Sequence from the Penicillium oxalicum strain HP7-1 chromosome IV, whole genome shotgun sequence genome:
GACTATCATTCGTTCTTACGATGAGGTGAGGAGGGGGAATGATCGAGGATCTTAGTTTATTCCCTAAAGGGCCGAGAAGGGCAAGGGATAGATAACCCAAAACGAGTTCCTGCATCATCTTTTGCGCCCAAGCGAGGCATTCGTCTAGAACAGGGGCCAGGGGGAATtaggaaggagggggagggggaggcgGGGGAAAAGACTAAACGATagtattcttttttttagttAGTTGGATCATCTACTGCGCGCTAACTGATAGGTCCTGCAAGCCATCccaaggatgatgagaatctGACATGCATGAAATGtgaaaaataataataataatcacTTGCGAGCAGTGATTCGAACTTTGAGCGGAATCTTCTCCCACGAGGTGTAGATGTACTGTTCATCAGGCCAATGGCGGCATTCTGGCATGAGTTCGAAATCAAAGTGCCACAGCATCTTAGCAAGAATCAGTCTCAACTCGATGTTGGCCAGACtagagagaaagggagaagagaagagtgTTAGCCAAGAGAaatattctttttttccccctccgcAGGGATCCATCTGCAGAGGGCGAGGAAAAGGGATCTTACTTTCGACCGATGCAGTTTCGTGGACCAAAGGAGAACGGCTGCAAAGCTTCGCGTCTGTCGTGAGCATAGGGACCGTCTGTATCGAGCCAACGCTCTGGCAGATACAGCTCCGGATCCTTGAAATTGGCGGGCGAGCGGAACACAGCATATTGAGCCATACCCATTGAGGTctaagagagagagagagacgatgAGTTAGCCCACAATGCCCTGCATGTTCTTGAcgagccaaagaaaaaaaaagaaaacaagaaaaaagaagaaataaaaaaaaagggcataCATTGCCAGGGAGCCATTCGCCCATAATGTTGGCCCCCTCGGGCGGCGTAATGCGAGGATGACTGCCCGCAGCCGGGGGATAGAGTCGGAAAGATTCGTCGATCACGGCATTGATGTAACTCAGTCGGCTAATTCGGGCAATGTTGATCTCCTCACTGGACTCAAACGAGGTGCGGACTTCATCGAGGAGCTTTTGCATCACGCGAGGGTGAGTGCACAGATAGTAGATCGTGCCGGACAGGATCGTCGCCGTCGTCTCACTCCCCGCAATGACCATGAGATTAGCATTGGCCACCAGGTCTGGGTTGGTCAATTTGCCTTTCTCTTCGGCCTGGATCAGGTGGCTCATGAAATCAATGTAGTCTGGGTGTTGTGTCTTTCGGCGCATCACCTTTTCTTCCACCAGGCCGATATGCCACTTGCGCCGTTCGACGATGCGTTTGGGCAGAATGGCCAGAATGATCGACCGAACGTCGATGAAGCGCTGGAAGGTGCGAATGTAATGCACGTACATGATGGCGTTGAAGATCATCGACATCCACGGGTGATACTCGGTGTTTTTGAGGCAGTCAAAGGATTCGTAAAACGCCAAATGCCCAATGATGTCAAAGGTCACGTACTGTGATTCTCTAGTCAGCGCTCTCATTCCCATTTCATTCACCAATGTCTATACCGAGCGGCGAGGGAACCAACATTGAACCACTTCACGATATCCACCGGCTCTCCCTTGTCCACCACCTCGTGGAGGCGAGTCACCAAGAGGTCAATGTAGTGCAGCAAGACCGGCTCTTGACCCTTCAACACCTTATCTGAGAAGGCGTTGGACAGAAGCTTGCGCAAGTCTCCGTGCGTCTTCCGGTCCGCATTGATGATCGTGGGATGTCTCTTGTCGGCATCGGTGTTCTCTCCAGGATCCTTGCGATTCTCGGGAAGTCCACTGCGGAAACCATAGATTTCTTTCCAGGCATCCGCTCCTGTGAAGGACAATTCTGTCGGAGCGATCCGGACAATCTCACCATGTTTCAAATGAAGCTCATGGACGGTCAAGGGAAATTTGCCACGCAACTGATGCCAGGTCCACCAGAGACGAGTGGCTGCCGCGAGCTTCGGTCCTGGGTACTTGGACAGTGGATGAAAGTAGATACGATAGATG
This genomic interval carries:
- a CDS encoding Averantin hydroxylase; the protein is MASSWLRSLTLPQLAVLTLSVGVVYIVGIAIYRIYFHPLSKYPGPKLAAATRLWWTWHQLRGKFPLTVHELHLKHGEIVRIAPTELSFTGADAWKEIYGFRSGLPENRKDPGENTDADKRHPTIINADRKTHGDLRKLLSNAFSDKVLKGQEPVLLHYIDLLVTRLHEVVDKGEPVDIVKWFNYVTFDIIGHLAFYESFDCLKNTEYHPWMSMIFNAIMYVHYIRTFQRFIDVRSIILAILPKRIVERRKWHIGLVEEKVMRRKTQHPDYIDFMSHLIQAEEKGKLTNPDLVANANLMVIAGSETTATILSGTIYYLCTHPRVMQKLLDEVRTSFESSEEINIARISRLSYINAVIDESFRLYPPAAGSHPRITPPEGANIMGEWLPGNTSMGMAQYAVFRSPANFKDPELYLPERWLDTDGPYAHDRREALQPFSFGPRNCIGRNLANIELRLILAKMLWHFDFELMPECRHWPDEQYIYTSWEKIPLKVRITARK